Part of the Nostoc sp. ATCC 53789 genome, ATTTTTTCACCATCTACCTTCACCATGCCGTTATGCAACCAGTAACGCGCTAAGGGTTTTCCTGTTACAGCCTCAGATTGGGCAATTTCGTTTTCGTGGTGAGGAAAAATTAAGTCAGCACCACCAGCATGAATATCGATGGTATCACCCAAGCGATCGCGCACCATTGCCGAGCATTCTATATGCCACCCCGGACGACCTGCGCCCCAAGCTGATTCCCAAGCGGGTTCTCCCGGTTTTGCTGCTTTCCACAAGGCAAAATCGAAGGGGTCTTTCTTTTTTTGGTACTCTGGATCTTCTACGTTGACGCGATCGCTTTTCCCGGCTTGCATATCTTCTAACTTGCGTCCCGAAAGCTTGCCATACTCAGCAAACTGCCGGACTGCATAATACACATCGCCGTCAGCAGGGTAAGCAAAACCTTTATTTTCCAACTCATGAATTAATCGTTGGATGCCATTCATCGTGTGGGTAGCACGGGGATATTCATCGGCTTCCTTGATTCCTAACCGCGCCATATCCTCAAAATATGCTTTGATAAAGCGATCGGCCACAGCTTCCATTGATGAATTTTCAACACGGGCTCGATTGAGAATCTTGTCATCAATATCAGTAAAATTTTGGATATATCGGACTTCATAACCGATAAACTGGAGGTATCGGCGGATTACATCCCAAACAATGCAAGCTCTAGCATGACCCAAATGGCAGTAGTCGTACACCGTCACGCCGCAGTAATACATCTTAACCTTGCCTGGTTCGACTGTTTCAAACGGTTCTTGACGACGGGTGAGGGTATTGTAGAGTGTTAGGGTCATAACAGAGTAATGCTGAAATAAGGAGATACGTAATAATAGGGTAAAGCAGCTGGGATGACAGTCCAGCATCCCTATGCTAGTGTTTTCTGGACTATCTGCGCTACATTACTATTTTTTGACTATTTGATAACAGCGCTATGCAATCAGCAGTTACACCCGAATCTTCGGCAATGGATACGCCCAAACAAGGAATGCCAGTAACAATTATTACGGGTTTCCTCGGTAGTGGCAAGACGACTTTACTCAATCATATCCTCAACAACCAACAGGGTTTAAAAACCGCTGTTCTCGTGAATGAATTTGGTGAAATTGGCATCGACAACGAGCTAATTGTTTCCACTGGTGAGAACATGGTGGAACTAAATAATGGTTGTATTTGCTGCACTATTAATAATGATTTAGTAGATGCAGTTTACAAAGTTTTAGAACGCCAAGAAAATCTAGATTATCTAGTAGTGGAAACAACTGGATTAGCAGATCCGCTACCAGTAGCTTTAACATTTCTGGGCACAGAATTACGAGATTTAACCCGCTTAGATTCGATTATTACCGTGGTAGACGCGGCGAATTACAGCCTAGATTTATTTAACTCTGAAGCCGCATACAGCCAGATTGCTTATGGCGATGTCATTGTGCTGAACAAGGCTGATTTGGTTGATGAAGCCACTTTGAACGAGTTAGAAACAAAAATTAACGAAGTTAAGGAAGGAGCAAGAATTATTCGCGCTACGCGATCGCAAGTGCCACTTCCTTTAATTTTGAGTGTTGGTCTGTTTGAGTCTGATAAATATTTTGACACAGTGGTGGATGAACACGATCATCACGATCATGAACATCACGATCATCATGACGATCATGACCACTCAACATGCGGTCACGATCATCACGACCATGACCATGATCACCACGATCATCATCATTCTGACCATTTAGAAAATGATGGTTTTACTTCCATCTCTTTCCAAAGTGACAAGCCTTTTTCTATTAGGAAGTTTCAGTATTTCTTAGATAACCAGCTACCCTCAAATATCTTCCGAGCCAAGGGGATTATGTGGTTTGATGAAAGTCCGAAGCGTCATATTTTCCACCTTTGCGGTAAACGCTTTACGTTAGATGATGATGAATGGCAAGGTAAATTGAAAAACCAACTAGTGCTGATTGGTCAAAATTTGGATCGTGAGGCTTTAATTAGTCAACTCGAAAACTGTATTTGTCTACCTTCAACCTCTCGCGGTAAAGGGTTTGGGAAATAAAAATTAGGAGTTAAAAGTTTACTACTCGTTCCCAGGTTCCACCTGGGAATGAATTCCCAATGACTTCGCCATCTATTAACTTACTATTGCGTTCGCTTCAGTAAGTTAAATCTCCGTCGTAATATTAAACAGAATTTTCTGGGCATCATGTGCCGAACGTCCTGGTCTAAAACCGTAGTTTCTAGCATGAAATGTTGCTTCATGTGCTGGTTCTAAAACATATTTTGCGATTGCTTGCCAAAGTTGTAAAAAATTTTTCCCCCAGCTAATGCCGTCCCCCCAAGACATCGGGGGGACTAAGAAGGGTAGCAACAATTTCAAATTCTCATGAATGATTTAGGATTGCTATATACAGATGAAATTGCGCCTTCATCAACTTTTAGTTTCTACCTTTGAAAGAGTTTAGCCATTCTTGAACTTGTTCGCGGGCAATATCGCGCCCTCCAAGACCAAAGGCTAGGGCAATAGCAACTGCGATCGCACCGAGTAAAAGTCCAAAGGCTAAATTCACAATATCACTGGCAACTCCAATCTGTTGCAATGCCATTGCAGAGACTAAAGCAATAATGGCAATCCGCGCTACTTGTCCCAAAATCTCTGCCTGACGTTCGCCGGAACTGGTAATGATGTTAAAAGCCAGATTTGCCAAGAATAAGCCAATAGCAAATATCACCAATCCCGCCAAAATTCGCCCAAATATAATCACAATACCAGACACTAATGCTGTCAGGGCTGGAATATTCAAGATATTCACAGCCGCCACCGTTGCAAATAGCATGATACCCACTAAGGCAACAATACCTGCAATTTCCGATGGAGTGCGGTTTGGGATATGGGCAGTTGTTGGTTCAGTTGAAATTTCGATGCGTCTAGTGGGTGTTGTCAGACCCAAAATAGTGAAAATGTTGTTAAAGCCTAAATTGGTAAGGATACTTGTAACTAAATCCGCCACAAACCGCCCCACAAAATAGGCAACAATTAAAATTGCCACGGCTGTAAAGATGGCAGGGAGAGCGTTGAGAACCTGTTGTAGCATGGCGATCGCCGGCACAGAAATCGCATCAATTCGCAAGGCATTAAGCGCTGCGATCGCTACAGGAATCAAAATCAAAACATAGACAATTGTGCCGATAATATTCGATAGAGGTTGCACCCCCGCACTTGCAGATAATCCCAACCGACTACCTAAATGGTCAATACCAGTTGTCGCCAGTAAGTTCGTCACAATCCGCCGAACTACATTAGCGATGAACCAGCCAACTACAGCTATTAAGATCGCCGCTAAAATGTTCGGCAGAATTAGCAGAACTTCTGTAATGAGAGCTTGTACTGGTTGTAAAGCCTGCCTTAGTCCTAAACTATCTAAAACTGGGGCAAGAAACAGTAAAAATATAAACCAATACAGAGCATTAGCAATCGTCTCACTCAGAGACAACTGATTTAGACTGGGTGCGCTGTCTTCTGATTCTGGATTCAAACGCTCATCCAGATTAAACGCCTGTAATGAGCGCACAGTGATAATCTTGACAATGGTCGCCAAAAACCAGGCGGTTGCCAAAAGGATTCCCGCACCAACCAAATTTGGCAAAAAGCCAATAAGTTGATTGAGAAAATTATTGAGGGGTCGAGAGGCTACTTCCAGATCCAACGTCTGTAAAACAGCTACCGCCGTCAATAGAATAATGCTCCAAAAGACTAAGCTAGAGATTAATTTCTCCACCTGGGGAACATCTTGACGACCTGTTATCCCTGCGGCAATGCGGTTATCGATGTTTGTGCGCTTGAGGATTCCTTGCGTTACGGCTGCTGCGATCGCAGCAATTAGCCAACCTACTAACAAAATTGCTACTGCCCCCAGGAGACGGGGCGTAAACAGAATTATCTGTTGAACAATACCTTGTACATCAGCGATTCCTTGATTCACTGCTGGTTGTATCGGTTGCAGGCTGGGCGATTGTGCCAAAAATTGCTGCACCCTCATGGGCAAACCAGCTTCTATCACCTGGGTTATTCCTTGCCAAGTTGTATTCATGGTTTTCGGGAATTAAGCTTAAGTATTCGCCGCAAACACTGAGTAAGTGTTTTGCCTATCAATTTACCAGTAAACACATACATATATTGATATCAAGAGTAATTTTTGACTGTGTTACCAAATATTTGATTTAATCTACTGGAAATGGTGAATTTTGCGTTACTCTAATTGCAGCAACAGCATCGAAGATGTGGAATGCCTCAAGTTTTAGAACAATCGATTCAAATTAATGCTACAGCTACGGTGGTAGAGCGCTGTATTAGCGATTTAGCTCTCATGCAACGCTGGCTCAACCCTGTCCTCCGTTGCGAACCTGTAGGTGAATCTTGGAGTACTGATATCGGCAGTAAAAGCCGTTTTATCATTCAAATTCCTCTACTGAAACCTACGTTGAATAGCGTAGTTGTGGAACGACAACCGGGTTTGGTAGTCTGGGAATTTCAGGGATTTTTTCAAGGGCGCGATCGCTGGGAATGTCAAGCCACAGAAAAGGGAACGCTTCTACTAAACCGTTTTGAGTTCGATATTCCTAACCCCTTAGTGAGTTGGGGTTTCAATACCTTTGCCGCATCTTGGACAAAAGAAGATATGCAAGCCCAACTCCGCCGCCTCAAACGAGTCGCAGAAAATTTGTAATTGGGCATTGAGCAGAAAAGGCAGAGGAGCAGGGAGCAGGGGAGACAAGGGGACAAGGGGACAAGGGGACAAGAGGTGAGAACTTGAAACAAGTCTTTCCCCTTGTCCCCAATTCTCCTTGTCCCCAAGTCCTCTTGCCCATTCCCTATTCCCCATTCCCTAATCCCTCCCCAATTCCGTAAGTAGCCGCCGAATTACTGATGCATCCTGGGCATCAGGAACTTTTGCTAAATAATGTCGTAAATCGTCTACGGCTTGGGGGTAGTTACCAAGTTGATAGGAGATTAAGCCGCGATCGCGCAATTCTAAAGTTACATTAGGAAACAGCAACAAAATTCGTTCAATTGCTGCCAGCGTTTTTTCTAACTCTTGTTGTTTGAGGTAAATAAATTTTATATTTGTCAGCATTCGTGCCAAAAATTGCCGATTACTGACCACGGCTAAAAATTCTGGTTGTAGCGTCACAGGTTGCTGATAAATTTGAGACAGCCGTTCCTCGCAATCTTGAGCAAATATTATTTCACCGCCATTAAAGGCATCCACAAAAATTTCTATATCTGGAATATCTGGGCGGATCAAGAAATGCCCTGGCATTCCCACACCCACCATCGGGAAATCAATCCGTCTGGCAACCTCTAGGTAAACTAACGCTAAGGTAATAGGAATTCCTAGTCGGCGGTCAATTACATCATTGAAAAAACTGTTACGCGGGTCGTAATAGTCAATCTTATTACCAGAAAACTTTAAATCATCGTATAGGTACTGATTAATACTTTGAACTATCCGCAAAGGATATCGTGAGTCTGGTAGGCGTTCTTGAAGCTCCCATGCCATTGTATCAAGGGCGTTGAGATATTCCTCTGGATCTAGCTTGGGATATTCTTCTTGGGCAATATACAAAGCTGCCTTTGCTAGGTCAATATGCTCGTCAGCCTGCTGAATCTCTTGGTAAAAATATTGTCGCGCTGACGAGAAATTCATAACCTGTTGCCCAGTGGAAGTATGAGGATGAAACCGCACCTACGCTTAACCCAAGCATTGTGCCTTGGCTAAACTGAAAACATTTTTCTGTACCTATTTTTTATATTAAGGATATTCAGAAGATTTGGAAATGTAAGTTCTACCCTAGGCTTCTACCCGGATTTTTCACGCATAGTTTAGGCAGAGGAGTGTGGGGAGTGTGCGGGGTCAGATTTCTTCCCCATCCTCCCACACCTCCCACACCCCCCACACTCCTTGATTTCTCACTTGTGAGAAATCCAGTTTCTAGCTGTCGGCGTTCTCGGTATAGATTCTGTCTGAAAGTGCAAACAACAACCCAAAGCCCCAGCTAAAGCATAAATTTCTAACTAACTCACTTTGAACACTGCCGCGTCTGCACAATCTTGACACTCTAGTTTTAATTTTGAGTCTTCTCCAGTCCCCATGCAAAAACTTACCTTAATTTTGATCCCCAAGCCCCAGTCTTAAGGATCAATTTATGGCGTAGAGTAGGGTCGTTCAGTGCTAATCTGAAAGGTGACATTGCTTAATTTTATGTCTTCTCCGACCTTATCTGAAATATAGCTTCACTCATTAGGCGCAGCATGGTCACAACCGCAGAAAAAACAAACATTGGCTACATTACCCAAATCATTGGCCCAGTTGTAGACGTTAAATTTCCCGGCGGGAAATTGCCACAAATCTACAACGCTTTGAAAATCAAAGGCACCAACGAAGCTGGGCAGGAAATCAACATCACCGTTGAAGTACAGCAACTGCTGGGCGACAACCAGGTGCGGACTGTTGCAATGAGTTCCACCGAAGGCTTAGTGCGCGGTTTTGAAGTCAGCGATACAGGCGCTCCCATTACCGTGCCAGTTGGTAAAGCCACTTTGGGCCGGATTTTCAACGTCCTTGGCGAACCTGTGGATAACAGGGGCCCAGTAAATGCTGAGGCAAGTTTACCCATTCACCGCTCTGCTCCTAAATTCACCGACCTGGAAACCAAACCTTCGGTGTTTGAGACTGGGATTAAAGTTGTTGACCTTCTGACTCCCTATCGACGCGGCGGTAAAATTGGTCTATTCGGCGGTGCTGGTGTTGGTAAGACCGTAATCATGATGGAGTTGATTAACAACATCGCTACCCAGCATGGTGGAGTATCCGTTTTTGCTGGCGTGGGTGAGCGCACCCGTGAAGGTAATGACCTCTACAACGAAATGATTGAGTCTGGGGTAATCAATAACGAGAACCTCAACGAATCAAAAATTGCTCTAGTCTACGGTCAAATGAACGAACCACCTGGAGCTAGAATGCGGGTTGGTCTTTCGGGATTGACAGTAGCAGAGTACTTCCGGGATGTGAACAAGCAGGACGTGCTGCTGTTTATTGATAATATCTTCCGGTTTGTACAAGCAGGTTCGGAAGTATCCGCGCTATTGGGTCGGATGCCTTCTGCGGTAGGATATCAGCCTACATTGGGAACCGACGTAGGTGAACTGCAAGAGCGGATTACCTCGACTACAGAGGGTTCCATTACCTCCATTCAAGCAGTGTACGTACCTGCGGATGACCTCACAGACCCCGCACCTGCTACTACCTTCGCCCACTTGGACGGAACCACAGTACTGTCTCGCGGTTTGGCTGCTAAGGGAATTTATCCCGCAGTTGATCCCCTTGGTTCAACTTCCACCATGCTCCAACCAAACATTGTCGGTGAAGAACACTACAATACTGCGCGGGCGGTGCAATCAACTCTGCAACGTTACAAAGAACTCCAAGACATTATCGCCATTCTCGGTTTAGATGAATTGTCTGAAGAAGACCGTCTAATCGTGGCACGGGCGCGGAAAGTTGAGCGCTTCTTGTCTCAGCCATTCTTTGTAGCAGAAGTATTTACCGGTTCTCCTGGTAAGTATGTGAAGTTGGAAGATACCATCAAAGGGTTCCAAAAAATTCTGTCTGGTGAGTTGGATGCTCTGCCAGAACAGGCTTTCTACTTGGTTGGCGATATCAACGAAGCGATCGCTAAAGCTGAAAAAATCAAAGGTTAGTCATTAGTCATTAGTCATTGGTCATTGGTCATTAGTTCAACTGCTAATGACTAATGGCAATTACAAAAGACATAGATGCCCTTTGGGCGGCTTCCCGTAGGGTAGGACAAAGGACGAAGGACGAAGGACGAAGGACAAAAGACAAATGACATTAACCGTTCGGGTAATTTCCCCAGATAAAACAGTCTGGGATGCTCCAGCAGAAGAAGTAGTTTTGCCTAGCACAACTGGTCAACTAGGTATCCTCACTGGACACGCACCACTTTTAACCGCCCTGGATACTGGTGTAATGCGAGTCCGTGCCGCGAAAAATCAGGGTTGGGAAGCGATCGCTCTTTTGGGTGGCTTTGCCGAAGTCGAAGAAAATGAAGTGACAATTCTGGTTAACGGCGCTGAACGTGGCGACAAAATTAACCTTGAAGAAGCTCGTGCTGCTTACAACCAAGCAGAAGCAGGACTCACTCAAGTTTCAGCTGACGATCGCCAAGCCCAAATCAAGGCAAATCAAGCTTTCAAACGCGCCCGCGCTCGGTTTCAAGCTGCTGGCGGTTTGGTCTAATTTAATTTTCTATTTCAACTTTGTAGGTTGGGCAATGTCCAACCTGCAAATTATTTATTAAAAAGAATTCAGGAGTCAGGAGTCAGAATTCAGTATTAATCCTGTATCAATACTAAACTTTTTCCGTATATGAATCGAGTATTCTGAATCCTGAATTCTGAATTCTGACTCCTTAATTATTAAATTTTCAAAAAAATTACGTCAAGTTTAAGAAATCGAGGCAAGCTCTGTTGAAGTGTTAACTTAGCTAATTAGTTGCCCAAATGGGCACAAATTATGAAAAGCTTTTCATCTTTGCTTGGTACTCGTAAACAAAATAAGGTAGCTCGTTTTGCGGCCTCTATCGTAGCAACGTTAGCGCTCGCTGGTGGTATCCATTCTGCCAATCCTAATTCTGTTAAAACAACTACTGCAAAAGAAATAACTTCGGCATTAGTCCAGCGAAATCAGACTACACCAAATATTGCTCAGTTACCAATCAGCAGGACTCAATATCAAACTGCTGGAATTGATCCTGTTGTACTAGTTCCCATCCTACTTGTCGGCGGTTTCGTCATATTCGTCCCCCTATTCTTTGGCGGACTTGTAGTCATTGGCGAACGTGAAGTCGGTATTGTAGTGAGGAAATTTACCCTTTCCGGGCGTGGACTTCCCGCCGGCAGTTTGATTGCCCTCAACGGTGAAGCTGGCTTGCAGGCAGATACTTTAGCTCCTGGTTGGCACTGGGGCTATTGGCCTTGGCAATATTCTGTAAAGAAAGAATCAGTAATTGTCGTTCCCCAAGGGGAAATCGCTTTGATTGTGGCAGCAGATGGCGCATCCAACCCACCAGAGCGGATTTTGGGGAAAATCGTGGGTTGTGACAACTTCCAAGATGCTCGAAAATTCCTCACCGAAGGTGGTGAAAAAGGTCGGCAAATGGGTTTTCTCACCGCAGGTACATACCGGATTAACACCGCCCTGTTTAAAGTCATCATGGCATCAAATGCCAGCGCTCATGGCATGGCTCCAGAACAGTTGCGGGTGTACAGTCTGGCATCGGACAAAGTTGGCATCGTCACTACCTTAGATGGTGTACCAATTTCTGCCGGTGAACTCGCAGGCCCCATAATTGACGGACACGACAACTTCCAAAATGGTCAGAAATTTATTAATGGGGGTGGACGGCGAGGCTTACAAGAACAGACTTTGCTTTCTGGTTCTTGGAACTTGAATCCTTGGTTTGTCCAGGTTGAACAAGTGCCGATGACCGAAATTCCCATTGGGTATGTGGGTGTGGTAATTTCTTTCGTGGGTAAAGCACATCAAGATGTTAGCGGTGCAGCTTTCACCCACGGTAATTTGGTGAATCAGGGACACAAAGGTGTATGGGTCGAACCGCTATATCCTGGTAAGCATCCGATTAATTCCCGGATTATGAAGATGGAACTAGTGCCAACGACCAACATTGTCTTAAACTGGTCAGGTCGGACTGAACGCCACAGCTATGATGCTCAACTAGCTTCCTTGACAGTGCGATCGCGTGATGGGTTTGCCTTTGATTTGGAAGTAGCGCAAATTATCCATGTCGGTGCTTTAGATGCTCCGAAGGTAATTTCCCGCGTTGGTGCAATGCAAAATCTGGTAGACCATGTATTAGAACCGACCATCGGGAATTATTTCCGTAACTCAGCCCAAAACTGTACTGTATTAGATTTTCTGACTGCTCGAAGTGAGCGACAAACTGAGGCTGCTGAGTATATTAAAACAGCATTACGGGCTTATGACGTGCAAGCGATCGACACCCTGATTGGTGATATTCTGCCACCGGCATCACTAATGCAGACACAGACAGACCGGAAAATTGCCGAAGAAGAACGCAAGACTTATGAAGTCCAGCAGATGGCGCAAACCCAACGGCAGCAGCTTGTCCGGGAAACAGCGCTGGCTGATATCCAGCAAGAAATGGTGAAATCAGAGCAGAGTGTACATATTGCTGACCTAAAAGCCCAAGCCCAAATTAAACAGGCGAACGGTGAAGCCGAAGGTACAAAACTCCGGGCAATTGCTGAGGCTGAAGGTATACGGGCTACAGGTAATGCCAAAGCTGAAACCTACCGGGCTGGTGTGGAAGCTTTGGGTTCCCAAGGTTATACAGCAATGCAATTAATGCAGATTATAGGCGATCGCCATGTCCGCTTAATTCCAGATGTCTTAGTTGGTAGTAATGGCAGCAATAACGGCTTAGTGGACGGGCTACTATCCATGATTCTATGGAATCAAACTGGTAAGGGTGAATTCAAACCAACACCTTTGCATCCGCAACCAGTAGTTACCCAAACACAACCAACCACAGATAACGGTCTTCCACCGATAGTTGTGAATTTTCCAGTGGATAAGTAATATCCGGTAGGGTAGCACAGCTTTGCTACCCTACGAGAAACGCAATTTAAAATGGTTATATTTTACTTTGGGTAGGCATCTTGCCTACCCTGTAATTTTGGTAGAAAATTTTGTTTTTACAAGAACGTTATCGTTTACTAAAATCAATTGGTAAAGGGGGATTCTGTAAAACCTTTCTTGCTGTAGATGAGGGTCAGTTTCCGCCAATTCCTTGCGTTGTTCAAGAAATATCGCAGGAATACGAGACATTTAAAATTTTTCAGCAAAAGGCGCAACAGCTAGAGGAATTAGGGAAGCATCCGCAAATTCCCGCTTTATTGGCTTATTTTCAGCACAACGGGCATTTTTATTTAGTGCAGGAGTTTATTGCAGGCACTAATTTGGCTCAGGTAGTTGAAGAAGAAGGTGCTTTTAATGAAACTCAGATTTGGCAGATGTTAGAAGATGTTTTGCCAGTTTTGCAGTTTATTAGCGATCGCCAAATCATCCACCGCGATATAAAACCCCAAAATATCATCCGTAGATCCCCAATTACTAAAAAGGGGAATTTCGTTATAGTCGATTTTAGCACTGCGAAACTCGTCACAGAAATTGATGGGCTAACATCTGAAACCAGTATTGGCAGTCCAGAATACTCTGCACCAGAACAAGCGAAGGGAAAAGCCGTTTTTGCTAGTGACTTATATAGCTTGGGTGTAACTTGTATTTACTTACTTACCCAGATTCCTCCCTTTGATTTATTTGATATTGCTAACGATTGTTGGGTTTGGCAACAATATCTTACTAACAAGGTAAGCGATCGCCTGGCGCAAATTCTCGACAAGCTACTGCAAAATTCTGTTAACCGCCGCTTTCAATTAGCTAATGAAGTTATGCAAGCAATGGGTATGGAATGTAAAACTCAAAATTTGAAATTACCAAACCCTCCTTGGCAATGCTTGCATACCCTAACTGGGCATTCCGGGACATTGAGTAGTGTGAATGCCCTTGCCATAAGTCCTGACGACTATACTTTAGCCAGTGCTAGTGATGATAAAATCGTCAAATTGTGGGATTTAAATACTCAAAAAATCCTAGCTAGCTTATCAGGACATTCCCAAGCGGTAAAATCAGTCGGCTTCAGTCCTGATGGTCAAATTTTGGCAACTGCTAGCGACGATAAAACTATCAAATTGTGGCAGGTTGAGACATTAAAAGAAATCTGCACTTTATTGGGACACTCACACGCCGTAAAATCAGTTGCTTTCAGTCCAGATGGGCAGATTCTCGCTAGTGGTAGCTGGGATAAGACAATCAAACTCTGGGATGTAAATACTGGCACAGAAATTTGCACCATAACTGGACACCAATTACAGGTAAATTCAGTAGCATTTAGTCCCCAAGGACAGCTTTTAGCTAGCGCAAGTTATGACAGAACAATTCGCTTGTGGCAGATACCAACAAGAGGTAGGGGAGCAGGGAGCGGGGAGCAGGGAGATATGAATAGTGCTGAGTTAAAAGACCACTCACAAGCAGCAGAGGACATTCCCCCTTTCCCCCTGCCCCCTTCCCCCTTCCCCCTTATTCAAAACCGCCCATGCTATAGCTTGTTAGGCACCCTTTCGGGTCATGCATGGGCGGTTTTGACAGTCGCTTTTAGTCCTGATGGTCAAATTTTGGCGACGGGTAGTGATGATAACACTATTAAATTATGGGAGGTAAACACAGGTCAGCTAATTTGCACACTTGTAGGCCATTCTTGGTCTGTGGTGGCTGTGGCTTTTACTGCCGATGGCGAAACACTCCTAAGTGCAAGTTGCGACAAAACAGTTAAACTTTGGAGGGTAAGCACAGCAGAAGAGATTGTTACTCTCTCTGGTCATGTAGACTCAGTATCTGCTGTAGCTGTGAGCAAAGTTAGACAATTAATTGCAAGTGGCAGCAGAGACAAGACTATCAAACTGTGGCAGCTTGTAGAACAGCGCGTAGGCGTAGCCCGTCGTAGACATCGCTAATATTGTAATATCAGGCGCTACCTGTGAAGGCAACTTCTGGAAATTTCAACTGAGCTTCTGCCATTGGACGGTTTCTACCTTCCTCTTGCCAGTAGTTAATCACTTCTGTTGCTTTATTAAGCAACTCAACACGATCCAGGTCAGTAATCCAATGTTTGGATTCTAATTCCTTTTTTAATTCTTCCCAGGCATCATTTCTGGGCCAAAAAAAGTACTTAGTCAAAGGACTGGTGCCTTTGCCTACAACTTGATCCACTGCGAGAGCAACGTTTTCGTCTAACCACAGAATTTTCAAAATAAACTTGGTCAATCACACCTCCGGGAATTTCCGGGCATTACTTAACTAGGATAGCGATCGCTTATTTTAACGCAATACCCTATCAAATGACCAAACAGTAATTGGATTGGGCTAGCATAAGGTGTAGTCGGCGTTAACAAAAGATGCTTATGACTGCTCAACTGCCCCAATCTCAAACAAAATCTGATTCAGATTTGTATGAGCAAGACTTTTACCTGTGGATTCAAACCACAGCAGAATTGCTCAAGCAAGGTCGGCTCACAGAACTGGATTTAGAGAATTTGATTGAAGAAATTGAAACAATGGGTAGGAGTGAAAAGAAAGCACTAAGAAGCAATTTGGAAGTGGTGCTAATGCACCTAT contains:
- the cysS gene encoding cysteine--tRNA ligase — encoded protein: MTLTLYNTLTRRQEPFETVEPGKVKMYYCGVTVYDYCHLGHARACIVWDVIRRYLQFIGYEVRYIQNFTDIDDKILNRARVENSSMEAVADRFIKAYFEDMARLGIKEADEYPRATHTMNGIQRLIHELENKGFAYPADGDVYYAVRQFAEYGKLSGRKLEDMQAGKSDRVNVEDPEYQKKKDPFDFALWKAAKPGEPAWESAWGAGRPGWHIECSAMVRDRLGDTIDIHAGGADLIFPHHENEIAQSEAVTGKPLARYWLHNGMVKVDGEKMSKSLGNFTTIRDLLDRGVDPMAVRLFVLTAQYRTPIDFTDEAIAAATNGWHTIKEGLLFGYQYGKKLGWELEKGENSPIENSDVERFQEIVNNDFNFPGGLTVLFELAKELRREGHILVHEGKTETSPDKLKHQWQTLVTLAGVLGLEAEIEAETDKNNGLSDAEIEAKIQQRQEARQGKNFAESDRIRDELQAEGITLIDSRDGTRWHRN
- a CDS encoding GTP-binding protein — protein: MQSAVTPESSAMDTPKQGMPVTIITGFLGSGKTTLLNHILNNQQGLKTAVLVNEFGEIGIDNELIVSTGENMVELNNGCICCTINNDLVDAVYKVLERQENLDYLVVETTGLADPLPVALTFLGTELRDLTRLDSIITVVDAANYSLDLFNSEAAYSQIAYGDVIVLNKADLVDEATLNELETKINEVKEGARIIRATRSQVPLPLILSVGLFESDKYFDTVVDEHDHHDHEHHDHHDDHDHSTCGHDHHDHDHDHHDHHHSDHLENDGFTSISFQSDKPFSIRKFQYFLDNQLPSNIFRAKGIMWFDESPKRHIFHLCGKRFTLDDDEWQGKLKNQLVLIGQNLDREALISQLENCICLPSTSRGKGFGK
- a CDS encoding mechanosensitive ion channel; the encoded protein is MNTTWQGITQVIEAGLPMRVQQFLAQSPSLQPIQPAVNQGIADVQGIVQQIILFTPRLLGAVAILLVGWLIAAIAAAVTQGILKRTNIDNRIAAGITGRQDVPQVEKLISSLVFWSIILLTAVAVLQTLDLEVASRPLNNFLNQLIGFLPNLVGAGILLATAWFLATIVKIITVRSLQAFNLDERLNPESEDSAPSLNQLSLSETIANALYWFIFLLFLAPVLDSLGLRQALQPVQALITEVLLILPNILAAILIAVVGWFIANVVRRIVTNLLATTGIDHLGSRLGLSASAGVQPLSNIIGTIVYVLILIPVAIAALNALRIDAISVPAIAMLQQVLNALPAIFTAVAILIVAYFVGRFVADLVTSILTNLGFNNIFTILGLTTPTRRIEISTEPTTAHIPNRTPSEIAGIVALVGIMLFATVAAVNILNIPALTALVSGIVIIFGRILAGLVIFAIGLFLANLAFNIITSSGERQAEILGQVARIAIIALVSAMALQQIGVASDIVNLAFGLLLGAIAVAIALAFGLGGRDIAREQVQEWLNSFKGRN
- a CDS encoding SRPBCC family protein: MPQVLEQSIQINATATVVERCISDLALMQRWLNPVLRCEPVGESWSTDIGSKSRFIIQIPLLKPTLNSVVVERQPGLVVWEFQGFFQGRDRWECQATEKGTLLLNRFEFDIPNPLVSWGFNTFAASWTKEDMQAQLRRLKRVAENL
- a CDS encoding SirB1 family protein, whose protein sequence is MNFSSARQYFYQEIQQADEHIDLAKAALYIAQEEYPKLDPEEYLNALDTMAWELQERLPDSRYPLRIVQSINQYLYDDLKFSGNKIDYYDPRNSFFNDVIDRRLGIPITLALVYLEVARRIDFPMVGVGMPGHFLIRPDIPDIEIFVDAFNGGEIIFAQDCEERLSQIYQQPVTLQPEFLAVVSNRQFLARMLTNIKFIYLKQQELEKTLAAIERILLLFPNVTLELRDRGLISYQLGNYPQAVDDLRHYLAKVPDAQDASVIRRLLTELGRD
- the atpD gene encoding F0F1 ATP synthase subunit beta translates to MVTTAEKTNIGYITQIIGPVVDVKFPGGKLPQIYNALKIKGTNEAGQEINITVEVQQLLGDNQVRTVAMSSTEGLVRGFEVSDTGAPITVPVGKATLGRIFNVLGEPVDNRGPVNAEASLPIHRSAPKFTDLETKPSVFETGIKVVDLLTPYRRGGKIGLFGGAGVGKTVIMMELINNIATQHGGVSVFAGVGERTREGNDLYNEMIESGVINNENLNESKIALVYGQMNEPPGARMRVGLSGLTVAEYFRDVNKQDVLLFIDNIFRFVQAGSEVSALLGRMPSAVGYQPTLGTDVGELQERITSTTEGSITSIQAVYVPADDLTDPAPATTFAHLDGTTVLSRGLAAKGIYPAVDPLGSTSTMLQPNIVGEEHYNTARAVQSTLQRYKELQDIIAILGLDELSEEDRLIVARARKVERFLSQPFFVAEVFTGSPGKYVKLEDTIKGFQKILSGELDALPEQAFYLVGDINEAIAKAEKIKG
- the atpC gene encoding ATP synthase F1 subunit epsilon, giving the protein MTLTVRVISPDKTVWDAPAEEVVLPSTTGQLGILTGHAPLLTALDTGVMRVRAAKNQGWEAIALLGGFAEVEENEVTILVNGAERGDKINLEEARAAYNQAEAGLTQVSADDRQAQIKANQAFKRARARFQAAGGLV